A genomic segment from Pseudorca crassidens isolate mPseCra1 chromosome 6, mPseCra1.hap1, whole genome shotgun sequence encodes:
- the SLC11A1 gene encoding natural resistance-associated macrophage protein 1 isoform X2 codes for MTGDTGPPKLSRTRYGSISSPPNPGLQQEPPGGTYLSKKILIPDAEPGTFSLRKLWAFTGPGFLMSIAFLDPGNIESDLQAGAVAGFKLLWVLLWATVLGLLCQRLAARLGVVTGKDLGEVCHLYYPKVPRTLLWLTIELAIVGSDMQEVIGTAIAFNLLSAGRIPLWGGVLITIVDTFFFLFLDNYGLRKLEAFFGFLITIMALTFGYEYVVARPAQGALLRDLFLPSCPGCGQPELLQAVGIIGAIIMPHNIYLHSALVKSREIDRTRRADIREANMYFLIEAAIALSVSFFINLFVVAVFGQAFYQQTNQAAFNVCANSSLHDYAKIFPRNNLTVAVDIYQGGVILGCLFGPAALYIWAVGLLAAGQSSTMTGTYAGQFVMEGFLKLRWSRFARVLLTRSCAILPTVLVAVFRDLRDLSGLNDLLNVLQSLLLPFAVLPILTFTSMPALMQEFTNGLPGPVSSPMEPPFWPTVPTNTFCMGFLKRIRRRPLDELPPRAWPRV; via the exons ATGACAG GTGACACAGGCCCCCCAAAGCTCAGCAGGACCAGATATGGTTCCATCTCTAGCCCACCCAACCCGGGGTTACAGCAAGAACCTCCCGGAGGGACCTACCTGAGCAAGAAGATCCTCATCCCAGATGCAGAACCG GGCACGTTCAGCCTGCGGAAGTTGTGGGCCTTCACGGGGCCCGGTTTCCTTATGAGCATTGCTTTCCTGGACCCAGGAAACATCGAGTCGGATCTTCAGGCCGGGGCTGTGGCTGGATTCAAA CTGCTCTGGGTACTGCTGTGGGCCACCGTGTTGGGCTTGCTCTGCCAGCGACTTGCTGCCCGGCTGGGCGTGGTGACAGGCAAGGACTTGGGCGAAGTCTGTCATCTCTACTACCCTAAG GTGCCCCGCACCCTTCTCTGGCTGACCATCGAGCTAGCCATCGTGGGCTCAGACATGCAGGAAGTCATTGGCACAGCTATCGCATTCAATCTGCTCTCAGCTGGACG AATCCCACTCTGGGGTGGTGTCCTCATCACCATCGTGGAcacattcttcttcctcttcctcgaTAACTATG GGTTGCGGAAGCTGGAAGCCTTTTTTGGATTTCTTATTACCATTATGGCCTTGACCTTCGGCTATGAG TATGTGGTGGCACGTCCTGCTCAGGGAGCACTTCTTCGGGACCTGTTCCTGCCCTCGTGCCCTGGCTGCGGCCAGCCCGAGCTGCTGCAGGCCGTGGGCATCATTGGCGCCATCATCATGCCCCACAACATCTACCTGCACTCAGCCCTGGTCAAG TCTCGAGAGATAGACCGGACCCGCAGGGCAGACATCCGAGAAGCCAACATGTACTTCCTGATTGAAGCCGCCATCGCACTGTCTGTCTCCTTCTTCATCAACCTCTTTGTTGTGGCTGTCTTTGGGCAAGCCTTCTACCAGCAAACCAACCAGGCTGCG TTCAACGTCTGTGCTAACAGCAGCCTCCACGACTACGCCAAGATCTTCCCCAGGAACAACCTTACAGTGGCGGTGGACATTTACCAAGGA gGCGTGATCCTAGGCTGCCTCTTTGGCCCCGCAGCCCTCTACATCTGGGCGGTGGGTCTGCTGGCCGCCGGGCAGAGCTCCACGATGACCGGCACCTACGCGGGACAGTTTGTgatggag ggcttCCTGAAGCTGCGGTGGTCACGCTTCGCCCGAGTCCTGCTCACTCGCTCCTGTGCCATCCTGCCCACCGTGCTCGTGGCAGTCTTCAGGGACCTGCGGGACCTGTCAGGCCTCAACGACCTGCTCAACGTGCTGCAGAGCCTGCTG CTTCCCTTCGCTGTGCTGCCCATCCTCACGTTCACCAGCATGCCCGCCCTGATGCAGGAGTTTACCAATGGCCT ACCTGGACCTGTCTCATCACCCATGGAGCCACCCTTCTGGCCCACGGTTCCCACCAACACTTTCTGTATGGGCTTCCTGAAGAGGATCAGGAGAAGACCTCTGGATGAGCTCCCACCCAGGGCATGGCCGAGGGTGTAA
- the SLC11A1 gene encoding natural resistance-associated macrophage protein 1 isoform X1 translates to MTGDTGPPKLSRTRYGSISSPPNPGLQQEPPGGTYLSKKILIPDAEPGTFSLRKLWAFTGPGFLMSIAFLDPGNIESDLQAGAVAGFKLLWVLLWATVLGLLCQRLAARLGVVTGKDLGEVCHLYYPKVPRTLLWLTIELAIVGSDMQEVIGTAIAFNLLSAGRIPLWGGVLITIVDTFFFLFLDNYGLRKLEAFFGFLITIMALTFGYEYVVARPAQGALLRDLFLPSCPGCGQPELLQAVGIIGAIIMPHNIYLHSALVKSREIDRTRRADIREANMYFLIEAAIALSVSFFINLFVVAVFGQAFYQQTNQAAFNVCANSSLHDYAKIFPRNNLTVAVDIYQGGVILGCLFGPAALYIWAVGLLAAGQSSTMTGTYAGQFVMEGFLKLRWSRFARVLLTRSCAILPTVLVAVFRDLRDLSGLNDLLNVLQSLLLPFAVLPILTFTSMPALMQEFTNGLVSKAFTSSIMVLICAINLYFVVSYLPSLPHPAYFSLVALLAAVYLGLTIYLTWTCLITHGATLLAHGSHQHFLYGLPEEDQEKTSG, encoded by the exons ATGACAG GTGACACAGGCCCCCCAAAGCTCAGCAGGACCAGATATGGTTCCATCTCTAGCCCACCCAACCCGGGGTTACAGCAAGAACCTCCCGGAGGGACCTACCTGAGCAAGAAGATCCTCATCCCAGATGCAGAACCG GGCACGTTCAGCCTGCGGAAGTTGTGGGCCTTCACGGGGCCCGGTTTCCTTATGAGCATTGCTTTCCTGGACCCAGGAAACATCGAGTCGGATCTTCAGGCCGGGGCTGTGGCTGGATTCAAA CTGCTCTGGGTACTGCTGTGGGCCACCGTGTTGGGCTTGCTCTGCCAGCGACTTGCTGCCCGGCTGGGCGTGGTGACAGGCAAGGACTTGGGCGAAGTCTGTCATCTCTACTACCCTAAG GTGCCCCGCACCCTTCTCTGGCTGACCATCGAGCTAGCCATCGTGGGCTCAGACATGCAGGAAGTCATTGGCACAGCTATCGCATTCAATCTGCTCTCAGCTGGACG AATCCCACTCTGGGGTGGTGTCCTCATCACCATCGTGGAcacattcttcttcctcttcctcgaTAACTATG GGTTGCGGAAGCTGGAAGCCTTTTTTGGATTTCTTATTACCATTATGGCCTTGACCTTCGGCTATGAG TATGTGGTGGCACGTCCTGCTCAGGGAGCACTTCTTCGGGACCTGTTCCTGCCCTCGTGCCCTGGCTGCGGCCAGCCCGAGCTGCTGCAGGCCGTGGGCATCATTGGCGCCATCATCATGCCCCACAACATCTACCTGCACTCAGCCCTGGTCAAG TCTCGAGAGATAGACCGGACCCGCAGGGCAGACATCCGAGAAGCCAACATGTACTTCCTGATTGAAGCCGCCATCGCACTGTCTGTCTCCTTCTTCATCAACCTCTTTGTTGTGGCTGTCTTTGGGCAAGCCTTCTACCAGCAAACCAACCAGGCTGCG TTCAACGTCTGTGCTAACAGCAGCCTCCACGACTACGCCAAGATCTTCCCCAGGAACAACCTTACAGTGGCGGTGGACATTTACCAAGGA gGCGTGATCCTAGGCTGCCTCTTTGGCCCCGCAGCCCTCTACATCTGGGCGGTGGGTCTGCTGGCCGCCGGGCAGAGCTCCACGATGACCGGCACCTACGCGGGACAGTTTGTgatggag ggcttCCTGAAGCTGCGGTGGTCACGCTTCGCCCGAGTCCTGCTCACTCGCTCCTGTGCCATCCTGCCCACCGTGCTCGTGGCAGTCTTCAGGGACCTGCGGGACCTGTCAGGCCTCAACGACCTGCTCAACGTGCTGCAGAGCCTGCTG CTTCCCTTCGCTGTGCTGCCCATCCTCACGTTCACCAGCATGCCCGCCCTGATGCAGGAGTTTACCAATGGCCT GGTGAGCAAGGCCTTCACTTCTTCCATCATGGTGCTCATCTGTGCCATTAACCTCTACTTTGTGGTCAGCTACTTGCCCAGCCTACCCCACCCTGCCTACTTCAGCCTTGTGGCACTGCTGGCCGCAGTCTACCTGGGCCTCACCATCTACCTG ACCTGGACCTGTCTCATCACCCATGGAGCCACCCTTCTGGCCCACGGTTCCCACCAACACTTTCTGTATGGGCTTCCTGAAGAGGATCAGGAGAAGACCTCTGGATGA